In Helianthus annuus cultivar XRQ/B chromosome 3, HanXRQr2.0-SUNRISE, whole genome shotgun sequence, a single window of DNA contains:
- the LOC110944050 gene encoding uncharacterized protein LOC110944050, with protein sequence MKHHKHPMFQHLLGKVSHKALDLLHGEAIRKLDVLERFNSSCGCQMWYSCGLPCACRIEKYMREERPIQLEDIDVFWRKLNFQSCKLIDDSLDVVEELDVVRQQLQSHPPAQQKSLLSKIKAVLTPTKSTKKPPVVQQNTRGRPTTKQVQERLDEASRIDEELRRSSFGDANTCFEGSRQSKYDKPRHSSYVPSQASQQSVIRSQKPKATLSRSKSSKKKETRDDHGFPLIIGDEYVGIIERFKSDIPPVFHPYVSCIRDVMPDGHCGFRSVAVGLGMDQSSWGLNRRDLV encoded by the exons ATGAAACACCACAAACACCCGATGTTTCAACACCTACTTGGAAAAGTATCCCACAAAGCCCTTGACTTGTTGCATGGAGAGGCAATTAGGAAGCTAGATGTCTTGGAGCGCTTTAattcatcatgtggttgccaaATGTGGTACAGCTGTGGGTTGCCCTGTGCTTGTAGGATAGAAAAGTACATGCGTGAAG AGCGTCCGATTCAACTCGAAGACATAGACGTCTTCTGGCGGAAACTTAACttccaaagttgtaaattgatagACGACTCCCTTGACGTGGTCGAAGAGCTAGATGTTGTTAGACAACAATTACAGTCGCACCCCCCAGCTCAGCAAAAAAGCCTGCTTTCAAAGATTAAAGCGGTGTTGACTCCAACGAAATCTACCAAGAAACCACCGGTTGTCCAACAAAATACTCGTGGCCGACCAACAACAAAGCAGGTACAAGAAAGGTTGGACGAGGCCTCTCGTATAGATGAAGAATTGAGGAGAAGCTCCTTCGGTGATGCAAACACGTGCTTTGAAGGTTCACGACAAAGTAAGTACGATAAACCTCGCCACAGCTCGTACGTTCCGTCTCAGGCCTCACAACAGTCGGttataaggtcccaaaaacccaaagcgaccctaagccgttcaaagagttctaagaagaaagagacacgAGATGATCACGGTTTTCCTTTAATCATTGGGGACGAGTACGTGGGAATTATCGAACGGTTTAAGTCTGACATTCCGCCAGTGTTCCATCCGTACGTCTCGTGCATACGTGATGTGATGCCGgacggtcattgtgggtttcgGTCTGTGGCTGTGGGCTTAGGGATGGATCAGAGTTCATGGGGGCTTAATAGGAGGGACCTTGTCTAA